One window of Alteriqipengyuania lutimaris genomic DNA carries:
- a CDS encoding transglycosylase SLT domain-containing protein: MPTASPVSGTPVANASATSADVRASIARASQSTGVDFDYLLAQARLESGLDPDAKARTSSATGLYQFIDSTWLRTMDRHGSKYGLGWAADQINPGGGVANAGTRSQLLSLRYDADVSALMAAELARDNSNGLQGFLGREPDATEMYLAHFLGLGGAQKFLGAYRTDAGQSAAALMPKAASANRAIFYDGGRQRSVAEVMSLMQTKVADAMDRGGAMPFAPGSAPGAGGITEEFAAARYASTAMMPGRATRTAAAVAPAGPAQRPSMADTLRSTFGTGDIGGRARARIDEAYGKFAAFGL, from the coding sequence GTGCCCACCGCAAGTCCAGTATCCGGCACTCCAGTCGCGAATGCCTCTGCCACGAGTGCCGACGTGCGCGCCTCGATCGCGCGCGCTTCGCAGAGCACGGGCGTCGACTTCGACTACCTGCTGGCGCAGGCGCGCCTCGAATCGGGTCTCGATCCCGATGCCAAGGCGCGCACCTCCAGCGCGACCGGCCTCTACCAGTTCATCGATTCGACCTGGCTGCGCACGATGGACCGGCACGGCTCCAAATACGGGCTCGGCTGGGCTGCGGACCAGATCAATCCCGGCGGCGGTGTCGCCAATGCGGGCACGCGCTCGCAGCTCCTCTCGCTGCGCTACGATGCCGATGTCTCGGCGCTGATGGCGGCCGAGCTGGCACGCGACAACTCCAACGGCCTGCAAGGCTTCCTCGGGCGCGAGCCCGACGCGACCGAAATGTACCTCGCCCATTTCCTCGGCCTCGGCGGGGCGCAGAAATTCCTCGGCGCCTATCGCACCGATGCCGGGCAGTCGGCAGCCGCGCTGATGCCCAAGGCGGCGTCGGCCAACCGCGCGATCTTCTACGACGGGGGCCGGCAACGCTCGGTCGCCGAAGTCATGAGCCTGATGCAGACCAAGGTGGCCGATGCGATGGATCGGGGCGGGGCGATGCCTTTCGCGCCCGGTTCCGCGCCCGGCGCGGGCGGGATCACAGAGGAATTCGCTGCGGCGCGCTACGCCAGCACGGCCATGATGCCGGGCCGCGCCACGCGCACCGCCGCGGCGGTGGCACCCGCAGGGCCTGCTCAGCGTCCCTCGATGGCGGACACGCTGCGGTCGACCTTCGGCACCGGCGATATCGGCGGGCGTGCCCGCGCGCGCATCGATGAAGCCTACGGCAAATTCGCGGCGTTCGGCCTGTGA
- a CDS encoding flagellar biosynthesis protein FlhA, which translates to MKLPAIISPALALPAGILAIIVLMVVPIPALMLDLFFVLNIALSVSILMAAMNAQKPLDFSSFPSVLLFATLMRLALNVASTRIVLLNGHEGGDAAGKVIEAFGAFLIGGNFAVGLIVFIILTIINMVVVTKGAGRVSEVTARFTLDALPGKQMAIDSDLAAGLLTADEAKARRREIATEADFYGSMDGASKFVKGDAIAALLILIVNVLAGLVLGMASHGLSAGEAGAMYVTLAVGDALVASIPALLLSIAAAVIVTRVSDTRDLTGQIGGQLADSKIWLPVGCILAAIGVIPAMPQMIFLPLAAGALMLWRGLSKREQAAAIFVPEPEEKPDPSRITIGEVSDQTLVTIQLGYGLVQLADDRKGAPLVARLTGLRKQMCQAFGFVVPQFRIADSFDIAPDQYRIMLGGAPVGSGILRAGKLLAIDTGEVLDAHVLQGEPTKDPSFGCDAKWIDAGSRDLAVAEGYLVVDPESVIATQVHQLLAGRAAELLGPDQVRELLDLLRERHSQLIDTITPQPLSLAAVTTVFKALLADGISLTHSVRVFSSLSQAAQRTTDPAQIVELMRADLGTMLVGNICGPDERLPVVTLAAQLEEMVVGGMQDPTTGEIVIEPDLARSIGERIAALLQSRPPAAITPALVVQPRARRAMAGLLKLRAPNMLVLSINELPAAQPIEVVAVIGDEAAHAQHGGQPQLPAPDREQDMQPEALAA; encoded by the coding sequence GTGAAGCTGCCCGCCATCATCTCGCCCGCGCTCGCGCTTCCCGCCGGCATCCTCGCGATCATCGTCCTGATGGTCGTGCCGATCCCGGCGCTGATGCTCGACCTATTCTTCGTGCTCAATATCGCGCTCTCGGTCTCGATCCTGATGGCCGCGATGAACGCGCAGAAGCCATTGGACTTCTCGTCCTTCCCCTCGGTCCTTTTGTTCGCGACGCTGATGCGCCTCGCCCTGAACGTCGCCTCGACCCGCATCGTGCTCCTCAACGGGCACGAGGGCGGCGATGCGGCGGGCAAGGTGATCGAGGCCTTCGGCGCCTTCCTCATCGGCGGCAATTTCGCGGTCGGACTGATCGTGTTCATCATCCTGACGATCATCAACATGGTCGTCGTGACCAAGGGCGCGGGCCGCGTGTCCGAAGTGACCGCGCGCTTCACCCTCGACGCCCTGCCCGGCAAGCAGATGGCGATCGATTCCGATCTCGCCGCCGGCCTGCTGACCGCCGACGAAGCCAAGGCCCGCCGCCGCGAGATCGCGACCGAGGCCGATTTCTACGGTTCGATGGATGGTGCCAGCAAGTTCGTGAAGGGCGATGCGATCGCCGCGCTGCTGATCCTGATCGTCAACGTGCTCGCAGGGCTCGTCCTCGGCATGGCCAGCCACGGCCTGTCAGCGGGCGAGGCGGGCGCGATGTACGTCACGCTGGCGGTGGGCGATGCGCTGGTCGCCTCGATCCCCGCGCTGCTGCTGTCGATCGCCGCCGCGGTGATCGTCACCCGCGTCTCCGACACGCGCGACCTGACCGGCCAGATCGGCGGGCAGCTGGCCGATTCGAAAATCTGGCTGCCGGTCGGCTGCATCCTAGCCGCGATCGGCGTGATCCCCGCGATGCCGCAGATGATCTTTCTGCCGCTGGCAGCGGGCGCCCTGATGCTGTGGCGCGGGCTTTCGAAGCGCGAGCAGGCGGCTGCCATCTTCGTGCCCGAACCTGAGGAAAAGCCCGATCCCTCGCGCATCACCATCGGCGAGGTGTCCGACCAGACGCTGGTGACGATCCAGCTCGGCTATGGCCTCGTCCAGCTCGCAGACGACAGGAAAGGCGCCCCGCTCGTCGCCCGCCTGACCGGCCTGCGCAAGCAGATGTGCCAGGCCTTCGGTTTCGTCGTGCCGCAGTTCCGCATCGCCGACAGCTTCGACATCGCGCCCGATCAGTACCGCATAATGCTCGGCGGCGCGCCGGTCGGTTCGGGCATTCTGCGCGCGGGCAAGCTGCTCGCGATCGACACCGGCGAAGTGCTCGACGCGCATGTGCTGCAGGGCGAGCCGACCAAGGACCCGAGCTTCGGCTGCGACGCCAAGTGGATCGACGCGGGGTCGCGCGATCTGGCCGTCGCCGAAGGATACCTCGTGGTCGATCCCGAAAGCGTCATCGCCACGCAGGTCCACCAGCTGCTGGCGGGCCGCGCGGCGGAACTGCTGGGGCCGGATCAGGTCCGCGAACTGCTCGACCTGCTGCGCGAGCGTCATTCGCAGCTCATCGACACGATCACGCCGCAGCCACTCTCGCTCGCCGCGGTCACCACCGTGTTCAAGGCGCTGCTGGCCGACGGGATTTCGCTCACCCATTCGGTGCGCGTGTTCTCGAGCCTGTCGCAGGCCGCGCAGCGGACGACCGATCCGGCGCAGATCGTGGAGCTGATGCGCGCCGACCTGGGCACGATGCTGGTCGGCAATATCTGCGGGCCGGACGAGCGTCTGCCGGTCGTCACGCTGGCCGCGCAGCTCGAAGAAATGGTCGTGGGCGGGATGCAGGATCCCACCACCGGCGAAATCGTCATCGAGCCCGATCTCGCCCGCTCGATCGGAGAGCGGATAGCGGCGCTGTTGCAGAGCCGCCCGCCTGCCGCGATCACCCCTGCACTGGTGGTCCAGCCACGCGCACGGCGTGCCATGGCCGGCCTGCTCAAGCTGCGCGCGCCCAACATGCTCGTCCTCTCGATCAACGAACTGCCCGCCGCCCAGCCGATCGAGGTGGTCGCGGTAATCGGCGACGAGGCCGCGCACGCCCAGCACGGCGGCCAGCCGCAGCTGCCCGCGCCCGATCGAGAGCAAGACATGCAACCCGAGGCGCTTGCCGCATGA
- a CDS encoding flagella basal body P-ring formation protein FlgA, which produces MTKLSLLAGLLAVTATLGAPASANAPMDAAEIDRAVMHFTGAGIGQPGGARLPVDRRMRLNPCGAPLQLEWYGSSRESVQVQCPDAGWRIYVAVAQAQPQPGQAETYEIVVSRGETVSIVVEGGGFSLSRQAVAMEEGAVGSWIQVRPAQDRKADPVRAQVVRPGQVAVRVR; this is translated from the coding sequence AAGCTTTCGCTTCTTGCCGGCCTGCTGGCCGTCACCGCTACCCTTGGCGCACCCGCAAGCGCCAATGCCCCGATGGATGCGGCCGAAATCGACCGCGCGGTGATGCATTTCACCGGCGCGGGGATCGGCCAGCCGGGAGGCGCACGCCTGCCGGTCGATCGGCGCATGCGCCTCAACCCGTGCGGCGCCCCGCTCCAACTCGAATGGTACGGCTCGTCGCGCGAGAGCGTGCAGGTCCAGTGCCCCGATGCGGGCTGGCGGATCTATGTCGCCGTCGCGCAGGCCCAGCCGCAGCCGGGCCAGGCCGAGACGTACGAGATCGTCGTCAGCCGCGGCGAAACCGTCTCCATCGTCGTCGAAGGCGGCGGCTTCTCGCTTTCGCGTCAGGCGGTCGCGATGGAAGAAGGTGCAGTCGGGTCGTGGATCCAGGTGCGCCCCGCACAGGACAGGAAGGCCGATCCGGTGCGCGCACAGGTCGTGCGCCCGGGCCAGGTCGCCGTGCGGGTCCGCTGA
- a CDS encoding glycoside hydrolase family 15 protein, giving the protein MNQIPQSTLELSPIGNCQVTGLIDETGGLLWGCVPRVDGDPVFCALLNGDNQHQGVWRIELEDFASATQSYQRNTAILTTRLESKDGSAIEVIDFAPRFRRSGRMYRPVAFVRIVRPVAGTPRITVNCTPMKNYGEALAETTNGTNHIRYLAGQHALRMTTDAPVGYVLEKRTFRVESDLHFFIGPDEPFGGNVGHEIETMLELTDHYWRHWVRGLATPMEWQDAVIRAAIALKICQHEETGAIVAALTTSIPEAPGSERNWDYRFCWIRDAYYTVQALNRLGALDVLEKYLAYLRNIVDNAKGGAVQPLYSVMGEPELTESFAENLAGYRGMGPVRKGNAAFSQVQHDAYGQIVLPTVQAFFDQRLYRMAGEADFDSLEQVGEMAWKMHDQPDAGLWEFRTRQEVHTYSVLMSWAACGRIATVAQRLGKTEKAEFWRERAAIIRAKIEDEAWYEEGQHYASSLGGTHLDASLLQMIDLGFLKPEDERFQLTFKAIENGLRRGEHMLRYDAEDDFGLPETAFNICTFWLMEALHLAGREDEARELFETMLSHRTRSGLLSEDLDFNNGELWGNFPQTYSLVGIINCATLLSKPWSVIR; this is encoded by the coding sequence ATGAACCAAATCCCGCAAAGCACGCTCGAACTGTCGCCCATCGGCAATTGCCAGGTCACCGGGCTGATCGACGAGACCGGCGGGCTGTTATGGGGCTGCGTGCCTCGGGTCGACGGCGATCCCGTGTTCTGCGCGCTGCTCAACGGCGATAACCAGCACCAGGGCGTGTGGCGGATCGAGCTGGAGGATTTCGCCTCCGCCACCCAGAGCTACCAGCGCAACACCGCGATCCTGACCACGCGCCTCGAATCGAAAGACGGCAGCGCGATCGAGGTGATCGACTTCGCGCCCCGCTTCCGCCGGTCGGGCCGGATGTATCGCCCCGTCGCCTTCGTGCGCATCGTGCGCCCGGTGGCGGGAACGCCGCGGATCACGGTCAACTGCACGCCGATGAAGAACTATGGCGAAGCCCTGGCCGAGACGACCAACGGCACCAATCATATCCGCTATCTCGCGGGCCAGCACGCGCTGCGCATGACCACCGACGCGCCGGTCGGTTATGTGCTCGAAAAGCGCACCTTCCGGGTCGAGAGCGACCTGCATTTCTTCATCGGGCCGGACGAGCCCTTCGGCGGCAATGTCGGCCACGAGATCGAGACGATGCTCGAGCTGACCGATCATTACTGGCGGCACTGGGTGCGCGGCCTCGCCACGCCGATGGAATGGCAGGATGCGGTGATCCGCGCGGCGATCGCGCTCAAGATCTGCCAGCACGAGGAAACCGGCGCGATCGTGGCGGCGCTGACAACCTCGATCCCCGAGGCGCCGGGGAGCGAGCGCAACTGGGACTATCGCTTCTGCTGGATTCGCGACGCCTATTACACCGTGCAGGCATTGAACCGGCTGGGCGCGCTCGACGTGCTGGAGAAGTATCTCGCCTACCTGCGCAACATCGTCGACAACGCCAAGGGCGGCGCGGTGCAGCCGCTCTATTCGGTCATGGGCGAGCCCGAACTAACCGAGAGTTTTGCCGAGAACCTCGCGGGTTATCGCGGGATGGGGCCGGTGCGCAAAGGGAATGCCGCCTTCAGCCAGGTGCAGCACGACGCCTATGGCCAGATTGTGCTGCCGACGGTGCAGGCCTTCTTCGACCAGCGGCTCTATCGCATGGCGGGGGAGGCCGATTTCGACAGCCTCGAACAGGTCGGCGAGATGGCGTGGAAGATGCACGACCAGCCCGATGCGGGCCTGTGGGAGTTCCGCACCCGGCAGGAGGTCCACACCTATTCGGTGCTGATGAGCTGGGCCGCCTGCGGGCGCATCGCGACCGTGGCGCAGCGGCTGGGCAAGACCGAGAAGGCGGAATTCTGGCGCGAACGTGCGGCGATCATCCGCGCGAAGATCGAGGACGAGGCATGGTACGAGGAAGGGCAGCACTATGCCTCCTCGCTCGGCGGCACGCATCTCGACGCCAGCCTGCTGCAAATGATCGATCTGGGCTTCCTCAAGCCCGAGGACGAACGCTTTCAACTGACCTTCAAGGCGATCGAGAACGGGTTGAGACGGGGCGAGCACATGCTCCGCTACGATGCGGAGGACGATTTCGGCCTGCCCGAGACCGCGTTCAACATCTGCACCTTCTGGCTGATGGAAGCGCTCCATCTAGCCGGGCGCGAAGACGAGGCGCGCGAGCTGTTCGAGACGATGCTGTCGCACCGCACGCGTTCGGGCCTGCTCTCCGAAGACCTCGATTTTAACAATGGCGAACTCTGGGGCAACTTCCCCCAGACGTACTCTTTGGTGGGTATCATCAACTGCGCCACGCTGTTGTCCAAACCATGGAGTGTCATAAGATGA
- a CDS encoding sigma-70 family RNA polymerase sigma factor, translated as MKLDQSSFSVRQAYGSSVSQKVTQFLPLVRKLAWYYEGHGSATIDVDDLMQAGMMALTEAAQRHDRPSDDGFAAYAKMRVRGAMVDLLRGQSHRPRGAASWSRKRDLAEQKLRTQLGRMPDAREMAQAMEMPLDRYEAMRFAAATSATSIEECYSDSDTAFSDARPDQEQNLLASEDSTVLAQAIGALPERLQVVLKLYFIEELNLNEIAAVLGVSVPRVHQLKADALKKARVAMQGQGG; from the coding sequence ATGAAGCTAGACCAGTCCTCCTTCAGCGTTCGCCAGGCCTACGGCTCCAGCGTGTCCCAGAAGGTCACGCAGTTCCTGCCGCTCGTGCGCAAGCTCGCGTGGTATTACGAGGGGCATGGCAGCGCCACGATCGATGTCGACGACCTGATGCAGGCGGGCATGATGGCGCTGACCGAGGCGGCGCAGCGGCACGACCGGCCGAGCGACGACGGCTTTGCCGCCTATGCCAAGATGCGCGTGCGCGGGGCGATGGTCGACCTGCTGCGGGGCCAGTCGCACCGCCCGCGCGGTGCTGCATCCTGGTCGCGCAAGCGCGATCTGGCCGAACAGAAGCTGCGCACGCAGCTGGGCCGCATGCCCGACGCGAGGGAAATGGCGCAGGCGATGGAAATGCCGCTCGACCGGTACGAGGCGATGCGCTTCGCCGCCGCGACCAGCGCGACCTCGATCGAGGAATGCTATTCGGACAGCGACACCGCCTTCAGCGACGCGCGGCCCGATCAGGAGCAGAACCTTCTCGCCAGCGAGGACAGCACGGTGCTCGCGCAGGCGATCGGCGCATTGCCCGAACGGCTGCAAGTCGTCCTCAAGCTCTATTTCATCGAGGAATTGAACCTGAACGAGATCGCGGCGGTCCTGGGGGTCAGCGTGCCGCGCGTGCACCAGCTCAAGGCCGATGCGCTCAAGAAGGCGCGCGTGGCGATGCAGGGGCAGGGCGGGTAG
- the otsB gene encoding trehalose-phosphatase, with translation MAPGSSNSSDLAPPPSLGDIDRPSLFLDFDGTLVDLAETPDGITVPDYLEAAIMRLAERLDGRLAIVTGRYVADLRKHLPQCSVVISGSHGAEIESPEGSPVSGKEPPRVDEALLAEARAFAQRHERLFLEEKELGLGFHYRACPDKGEDVKAFAQDLARRHDLFFRDGKMIAELSTTDDNKGDGVRAIMEQTPFKGGTPIFVGDDVTDEDGFAAVDAMGGYAIVVGDREETKARFRLFGVRAVHQWLELE, from the coding sequence ATGGCCCCAGGCTCATCCAACTCGAGCGACCTCGCTCCCCCGCCGTCGCTTGGCGATATCGACCGGCCCTCACTGTTTCTCGACTTCGACGGCACGCTGGTCGACCTTGCCGAGACGCCCGACGGGATCACCGTGCCCGACTATCTCGAAGCCGCGATCATGCGGCTGGCCGAACGGCTCGACGGCCGACTCGCGATCGTGACCGGCCGCTATGTGGCCGATCTGCGCAAGCATCTGCCGCAATGCTCGGTCGTGATCAGCGGATCGCACGGCGCGGAGATCGAGAGCCCCGAAGGCTCGCCGGTCTCGGGCAAGGAGCCGCCCCGGGTCGACGAAGCCCTGCTGGCCGAGGCGCGCGCCTTCGCGCAGCGTCATGAGCGCCTGTTCCTCGAGGAAAAGGAACTGGGCCTCGGCTTCCACTACCGCGCCTGCCCCGACAAGGGCGAGGACGTGAAGGCCTTTGCGCAGGATCTGGCACGCAGGCACGATCTGTTTTTCCGCGACGGCAAGATGATCGCCGAACTCTCGACGACCGACGACAACAAGGGCGACGGGGTGCGCGCGATCATGGAACAGACCCCCTTCAAGGGGGGCACACCGATCTTCGTCGGCGACGACGTGACCGACGAGGACGGCTTCGCGGCGGTCGACGCGATGGGCGGCTACGCCATCGTGGTCGGCGACCGAGAGGAAACAAAAGCCCGCTTTCGCCTGTTCGGTGTGAGAGCGGTACACCAATGGCTGGAGCTTGAATGA
- a CDS encoding queuosine precursor transporter — protein MDQTASAPPQAIPRPLFVYALLYGGMTVLAGVLGFKQIALPLGFTTLAVEAGILAFLMLVAISSTLAQLYGSGVANRLVLWGFAPLGLSILLIQLVLAFPPSPQMPAENLAAFETVLSQTGRIMIAGPIAYGVSLFLNVWLFERLRGSGEGHGERGGLWMMLRGGFASAISQAVDTLIFITVAFYGQFDIVPLLIGQAIAKVVLSFVFVPLIIWLLVRLAGDGRRDLLAR, from the coding sequence ATGGATCAGACCGCTTCCGCGCCGCCCCAGGCGATTCCCCGCCCGCTTTTCGTCTATGCCCTGCTTTATGGCGGGATGACCGTGCTGGCGGGTGTGCTCGGCTTCAAGCAGATCGCGCTGCCGCTCGGCTTCACGACGCTGGCGGTCGAAGCGGGAATCCTCGCCTTTCTGATGCTGGTCGCGATTTCGAGCACGCTGGCCCAGCTTTACGGCAGCGGGGTCGCCAACCGGCTGGTCCTGTGGGGATTCGCGCCGCTGGGCCTGTCGATCCTGCTGATCCAGCTGGTCCTCGCCTTCCCGCCCAGCCCGCAGATGCCGGCGGAAAACCTCGCCGCCTTCGAAACCGTGCTGAGCCAGACGGGGCGGATCATGATCGCAGGCCCGATCGCCTATGGCGTATCGCTGTTCCTCAATGTCTGGCTGTTCGAGCGGCTGCGTGGGTCCGGAGAGGGGCACGGCGAGAGGGGGGGCCTGTGGATGATGCTGCGCGGCGGTTTCGCCTCCGCCATCAGCCAGGCGGTCGACACGCTGATCTTCATCACGGTGGCCTTCTACGGCCAGTTCGATATCGTGCCGCTGCTGATAGGGCAGGCGATCGCCAAGGTGGTGCTCAGCTTCGTGTTCGTGCCGCTGATCATCTGGCTGCTGGTGCGGCTCGCCGGTGACGGCCGCAGGGACCTGCTGGCGCGCTAG
- a CDS encoding NupC/NupG family nucleoside CNT transporter — protein sequence MPPVIASLLGIVAILAFAFLLSNAKTKIRLRVVLSAFALQALLAFLILRTSGGRMVIREMSNGVAALLSYADAGTAFLFGADNPLSNTFALGALPVIVFFAALVSILYHLGIMQLIVRWLGGAIGFITGVSKVEALGSAANIFVGQSESPLVVRPYLAALAPSRLFTLMTVGMAGVAGTILAAYAGLLGNEYLPFLLAAAFMSAPGGILMAKIIMPDTGEASPEAEGELALPRGRISAEGPAAITEREHAHEVEMAETFEEGERPANVIEAAAQGAQTGVKLAVAVGAMVLAFVALVALANGLLGWVGGWFGYGDLSFQQLLGVVFAPIMFLIGVPWEDAGVAGGLFGTKIVLNEFVAFIELGQIGAADISERTRAIITFALCGFANFSSIAIQMAVTGGLAPNQRPVIAKLGIRALVAGSLANLMSAALAGLFLPA from the coding sequence ATGCCGCCCGTCATCGCCAGCCTCCTCGGGATCGTCGCGATCCTCGCCTTCGCCTTCCTGCTGTCCAACGCAAAGACCAAGATCCGCTTGCGGGTCGTCTTGTCCGCCTTTGCGCTGCAGGCGCTGCTCGCCTTCCTCATCCTGCGCACCTCGGGAGGGCGGATGGTGATCCGCGAGATGAGCAACGGAGTCGCGGCGCTGCTGTCTTACGCCGATGCCGGCACCGCCTTCCTCTTCGGTGCGGACAATCCGCTGTCGAACACCTTCGCGCTCGGTGCGCTGCCGGTGATCGTGTTCTTCGCCGCGCTGGTCTCAATTCTCTACCACCTCGGCATCATGCAGCTGATCGTGCGCTGGCTGGGCGGCGCGATCGGCTTCATCACCGGCGTGAGCAAGGTCGAGGCGCTGGGATCGGCCGCCAACATCTTCGTCGGCCAGTCCGAAAGCCCGCTGGTGGTGCGCCCCTATCTCGCCGCGCTTGCGCCCAGCCGGCTGTTCACGCTGATGACCGTGGGCATGGCGGGCGTCGCAGGCACGATCCTCGCCGCCTATGCGGGCCTGCTCGGCAACGAATACCTGCCCTTCCTGCTCGCCGCGGCCTTCATGTCCGCCCCCGGCGGGATCCTGATGGCCAAGATCATCATGCCCGACACGGGCGAGGCTTCGCCCGAGGCGGAGGGTGAGCTGGCCCTGCCGCGCGGCCGCATCAGTGCAGAGGGTCCGGCAGCGATCACCGAGCGTGAGCATGCTCATGAGGTCGAAATGGCCGAAACCTTCGAGGAGGGCGAACGGCCTGCCAATGTGATCGAGGCGGCGGCGCAGGGCGCGCAGACCGGCGTGAAGCTGGCCGTGGCCGTGGGTGCGATGGTGCTGGCCTTCGTCGCGCTGGTGGCGCTGGCCAACGGCCTGCTCGGCTGGGTGGGCGGCTGGTTCGGCTATGGCGACCTGTCCTTCCAGCAGCTGCTCGGCGTCGTGTTCGCTCCGATCATGTTCCTGATCGGCGTGCCGTGGGAGGATGCGGGCGTGGCCGGTGGCCTCTTTGGTACCAAGATCGTGCTCAACGAATTCGTCGCCTTCATCGAACTGGGCCAGATCGGAGCGGCCGATATCTCCGAACGCACCCGCGCGATCATCACCTTCGCGCTGTGCGGATTCGCCAATTTCAGCTCGATCGCGATCCAGATGGCCGTGACCGGCGGCCTCGCGCCCAACCAGCGGCCCGTCATCGCCAAGCTCGGCATCCGCGCACTGGTCGCCGGATCGCTCGCCAATCTGATGAGCGCGGCGCTCGCCGGGCTCTTCCTCCCGGCCTGA
- a CDS encoding flagellar biosynthesis anti-sigma factor FlgM codes for MRKPADDATATEGMAAVASVSAGDQAPVDVDRVAEIRKAIEQGTYPLIPTEIADGIIAAGLYQSAGE; via the coding sequence GTGCGCAAGCCCGCAGACGACGCGACCGCGACCGAAGGCATGGCCGCGGTGGCCAGCGTTTCCGCAGGCGACCAGGCGCCGGTCGATGTCGATCGGGTCGCCGAAATCCGCAAGGCGATCGAGCAGGGCACCTACCCGCTGATCCCGACCGAGATTGCCGACGGCATCATCGCCGCCGGCCTGTACCAGAGCGCGGGCGAGTAA
- the otsA gene encoding alpha,alpha-trehalose-phosphate synthase (UDP-forming), whose translation MSRLIVVSNRVSVPKARGAAGSQGGLAVALGSALKERRGIWFGWSGKETDTFTGDLNMQKNEGVTTATIDLESQDVDEYYNGYANRTLWPLFHYRVDLAEYESGFGKGYERVNQRFADSLGPLIDPEDMVWVHDYHLMPLGSRLRERGNKNRIGFFLHIPWPPRNLLVALPFHERLVLTMLDYDLIGFQDEESVDSFLGYCRKELQAEVGEDGTVTYDGRTVKVAAFPIGLDYEEFLEGGTTGDARQMEQRMRSSSRHRKVIIGVDRLDYSKGLPERFDALGRFFDTYPDRVKQTLYVQIAPPSRQDVATYQRIRNTLEQKAGQINGERSEVDMVPIRYVNRGYSRQELFGIYRSAHVGLVTPLRDGMNLVAKEYVAAQDPEDPGVLVLSRFAGAAEQLTDALLINPHSMEEMSEAIREAIDMPLDERKARWEKLNEVIKTTNVEKWRADFVEALSA comes from the coding sequence ATGAGCCGACTGATCGTGGTGTCGAACCGAGTATCCGTCCCCAAGGCGCGGGGTGCGGCCGGTTCCCAGGGTGGCCTCGCGGTGGCGCTGGGGTCTGCCCTGAAAGAGCGGCGGGGAATCTGGTTCGGCTGGTCGGGCAAGGAAACCGACACCTTCACCGGCGATCTCAACATGCAGAAGAACGAGGGCGTCACCACCGCGACGATCGACCTCGAATCGCAGGATGTGGACGAGTATTACAACGGCTATGCCAACCGCACGCTGTGGCCGCTGTTCCACTACCGGGTGGACCTGGCCGAATACGAAAGCGGCTTCGGCAAGGGGTACGAACGGGTCAACCAGCGCTTCGCCGACAGCCTCGGCCCGCTGATCGATCCCGAGGACATGGTGTGGGTGCACGACTATCACCTGATGCCGCTCGGCAGCCGACTGCGCGAACGCGGCAACAAGAACCGGATCGGCTTCTTCCTCCACATTCCGTGGCCGCCGCGCAACCTGCTGGTCGCACTGCCGTTTCACGAACGGCTGGTGCTGACCATGCTCGACTACGACCTGATCGGTTTCCAGGACGAGGAATCGGTCGACAGCTTTCTGGGCTATTGCCGCAAGGAACTGCAGGCCGAGGTCGGCGAAGATGGCACGGTCACCTACGACGGCCGCACGGTGAAGGTCGCCGCGTTCCCCATCGGGCTGGACTACGAGGAGTTCCTCGAAGGCGGGACGACGGGCGATGCGCGCCAGATGGAACAGCGGATGCGATCGAGCTCGCGCCATCGCAAGGTCATCATCGGGGTCGACCGGCTCGACTATTCCAAAGGCCTGCCCGAACGCTTCGACGCGCTGGGGCGGTTCTTCGACACCTACCCCGATCGGGTGAAGCAGACGCTCTACGTCCAGATCGCACCGCCCTCGCGCCAGGACGTCGCCACCTATCAGCGGATCCGCAACACGCTCGAACAGAAGGCGGGGCAGATCAATGGCGAGCGGTCCGAAGTGGACATGGTGCCGATCCGCTACGTCAACCGCGGCTATTCGCGCCAGGAGCTGTTCGGTATCTACCGCTCCGCCCATGTCGGGCTGGTGACTCCCTTGCGCGACGGGATGAACCTTGTCGCGAAGGAATACGTCGCCGCGCAGGATCCGGAAGACCCCGGCGTGCTCGTCCTCTCGCGCTTCGCGGGCGCGGCGGAGCAGCTGACCGACGCGCTCCTCATCAACCCGCACTCGATGGAAGAGATGAGCGAGGCGATCCGCGAGGCGATCGACATGCCTCTGGACGAGCGCAAGGCGCGCTGGGAGAAACTGAATGAGGTCATCAAGACCACCAATGTCGAGAAATGGCGGGCCGATTTCGTCGAGGCGCTGAGCGCCTGA